In Paroedura picta isolate Pp20150507F chromosome 1, Ppicta_v3.0, whole genome shotgun sequence, the following are encoded in one genomic region:
- the LOC143831823 gene encoding ras-related protein Rab-11A-like yields the protein MRGKDDEYDYLFKIVLIGDSGVGKSNLLSRFTRNEFNLESKSTIGVEFATRSIQVDNKTVKAQIWDTAGQERYRAITSAYYRGAVGALLVYDIAKYLTYENAERWLKELQDHADTNIVIMLVGNKSDLRHLRAVPTDEAKSFAEKNGLSFIETSALDSTNVETAFHNILTEIYRIVSQRQIASGQPETEFSPSSTIEPIKVLPTHQEGKQAPCCQNI from the exons TTGTCCTCATCGGCGACTCTGGAGTAGGGAAGAGCAACCTGCTCTCGCGATTCACCCGGAACGAGTTCAACCTCGAGAGTAAAAGCACCATTGGGGTTGAGTTTGCCACACGCAGCATCCAGGTAGACAACAAGACTGTGAAAGCCCAGATCTGGGACACAGCTGGACAAGAGCGCTACCGTGCCATTACTTCTGC tTACTaccgaggagcagtcggggcaCTTCTTGTCTATGACATTGCTAAGTACCTAACCTACGAGAATGCAGAGCGCTGGCTGAAGGAGCTGCAAGATCATGCGGACACCAACATCGTCATTATGTTGGTGGGGAATAAGAGTGATCTGCGACATCTACGGGCCGTGCCCACTGACGAGGCCAAAAGCTTTGCAG AAAAGAATGGCTTGTCCTTCATAGAAACGTCGGCTCTGGATTCCACCAACGTGGAGACTGCCTTTCACAACATCCTTACAG AAATCTACCGGATTGTATCCCAAAGGCAGATTGCCAGCGGGCAGCCAGAGACGGAATTCAGCCCCAGCAGCACCATCGAGCCCATCAAAGTCCTGCCAACTCACCAGGAAGGGAAACAAGCGCCTTGCTGCCAGAATATATAA